CCTGAGCAGCGATGAGTTCGGCGATGGTTTGCCAACTCTGTCTCAGCTCATAAGCATTTTGTGCCACTGCATTGGATAGGGGTGCTAATGCCAACAGCATAACCAACATCAACATACGGGTGAGAATCACAGCTCCGTGTTTCAACATAAAAACCTCCTGTTTACTACAACCACTGCCCATGGCTTGTCCATTCAGCCGAGAAAAGCCAAAGGCTTACATAGATGGGCGTTGGCCATTCATCTCTATTCACGGGGTGGGTCTCTGACTACGCGGGTAGGTAACAGCGGTAAATGGCCGTGGTTAAGTGTAGTCTCGCAGTGCATTAGTCATATTTTTTGTATGGTTAATTGGTACTGCCCTTGGTGTCCCGGCGTCTTGACAGCATGGTGAGTTTCTTCTCGTATTAATGTCCGGGTTTTGATGGGGTTAGCCAGTATTTAGCGTCTGAATTTGTTGATTATTATTGCCTGATGGTACGCATCGGTCAGACATTGACCGGCATCAGCCCAACACAAAGCCCCCTCCAGCCACTAGGGTGAATGACACGGGCAAGGGAATAACTGACTTAACAATGAGGGCATCGACCAACTGGTGAAGTGCTGTGATTATGGAAGAGCAAGGCGGCAGGTGACGTAAAGGCTGGCCACATTACCTGCGGCCAGCCTGTCTCCAGAGCGGAATTAAAGTAGCTGACAGGCCTCGTCGAAACTCAGCCTCGGGGCCCTGGGATGCAGCTTGTTGCTGTCGCCATAGCCAAGGTTGCAAAGGAAGTTGCTGCGAGTGCAGCCAGCGGTGAAAAACTCCTGCTCATCGGGGTAGGCCTGCTGACCGGCCGCGAAGAATTCCTGATCCACCTTGGCATTGTCGAAGCCGGACATGGGACCGCAGTCCAGCCCCAGGGCGCGGGCTGCGAGGATGAAATACGCCCCCTGCAGCGAGCTGTTGCGCCGGGCGGTAACCTCGGCAAGCTCAGGCGCCTTGATAAACATCTCTTTCATCGCCGGATTGTGGGGCGCAAGCTTGGGTAAGCGTTCGTAGAAGCGCAGGTCGTAGCCTATGATGGCAGTCACCGGCGCCGCCATGGTCTTTTCTACATTGCCCGAGGCCAGCGCCGGCAGCAGCCGCTGTTTGGCGGCCTCGCTGCGCAGAAAGAGTATCCGCGCCGGGCTGCCATTGACACTGGTGGGCGCCCATTTCATCAGCTAATAAATTTGCTTCAATGTGTTATCGGAAACGGGCTTATCCAGCCAGTGGCCGTGGGTGCGGGCCGTGCGGAACAGGGTGTCCAGGGCTTCATCGGTTAACGGCGTGTTCATCGGGTCCTCCTGCGTGCCGCCTGTGTATGCCCTTAAGGTATAAACCGCGACACAGCCCCTTGCCACGAACGCCAGGCGAATGAAGCACCTGTTTACTGAAACCCACATGATTGCGCTGTGGCGACCCAATCAGTTCCACCTAGAGTTCTTTGGCGGACCACGTGGCTTCGGATTCCCCCCGGTACCCCCCGTCTTCGGCGGTATCGCACTGGTCGTACTCAACTGTTCGGGGAAATAGCCCTTCTGCACAAGCTCAAGTTGGGGGAAAAGCAAGGCTATGCCTGTCTTTTGTTCTGGGGCGCCAGCTTTTACACAAAGTGCACGGTCAAGCCCGACCTTTCTGTTTAAACATCAGGTCAGAGCAACGCCACTTAAGTCAGTCATCAGCAAAAGCACAGACAGGGTCACAGGCAAGGCGTACAGCGGATGACTATCCGAGGGATAAAAGCACCTTGCGTTCAGCGGAGCGTCCATATATGTCCGTTTTCTTCTGCTGGAACTGGCGTACCCGCTTCGGCTTGCTTGACGATCGCCATAATTTGGCTATCGGTTAATTTACGGGGTGATTACAATTTGACAAATATTTAACTTTAACGTTCAATTAAGGAAGGTGCGAATAAGTTCGAGACGTGAGATCTTGGTGTCGTGACCTGAACCATGGATGAGTAACCGGATGAGCCAGCAGCTGACTTTTGCCGACAGTGAGTTTTCCAGTAAACGCCGCCAGACCCGCAAAGAAGTCTTCCTTGGCAGAATGGATGACTTGCTTCCCTGGGACAAATTACTTGGCGTTATTGAGCCTGTGTATCCCAAGGCCGGTAATGGTCGCAGGCCCTATCCACTGGAAACCATGCTGCGCATTCACTGTATGCAGCAATGGTACAACCTGAGCGATGAGGCCATGGAAGATGCGCTCTATGAAATCGCCTCCATGCGCCAATTTGCCCGCCTGTCACTGGATAAAGCCATTCCAGACCGCACCACTATCATGAATTTCAGGCATTTGCTGGAGCAGCATAAACTGGCCCGCAAAATCTTCAGTACCGTTAATCAATGGCTGGCAGAGTGTGGCGTTCTGATGACCCAGGGAACCCTGGTGGATGCCACGATAATTCAAGCCCCCAGTTCCACCAAAAACAAAGACAGCAGCCGCGACGAAGACATGCACCAAGCCAAGAAAGGTAACCAGTGGTACTTCGGCATGAAAGCGCACATCGGGGTGGACGCCAAAAGTGGCCTGACCCACAGCTTGGTGACCACGGCGGCTAACGAGCACGACCTCAATCAGGTTGGTAAGTTACTGCATGGCGATGAAGAATTTATCTCAGCAGATGCTGGCTATCAGGGTGCCGAAAAGCGCGATGAGCTTTGCCATGTCAGCGCGGACTGGCTTATCGCCGAGCGTCCCGGCAAGGTGAATGCATTAAAGAAACACCCGCGCAAGAACAAGCTGACCATACGGTATGAATACCTGAAAGCGAGTATCCGAGCCAAGGTTGAGCATCCATTTCGGATAGTTAAATGTCAGTTTGGTTTCGTCAAAGCCAAGTACAAGGGGCTGGCTAAAAACGACAGTCAGCTGGCGATGTTATTCACCCTGGCGAACCTGGTTCGAGTGGACCAATTGATACGGGCACAGGCGAGATCTACCTAAAATGGGAAAATTGGCCTGAAACAGGGCCAAAATCAGCAACGAAGAGACGATTTTTGGCTGAAAATTGGAAAATTGAGCCACTGGACGTTGATAACGATGAGTTGGGGCGTCATGTAGGGAGAAGCTGACTACTTAATCGCAGCTTCCCTAACGAAGGGCAGGGCAGGATCCCACTTTGAGTTGAACTTTTACACAGCCTTATGATCAGATCAGCATTAGTCATAACCAGCTGACAGACATGAATCTTTTGGAACACCTTGAAACACTGCCCGATCCTCGTAAGGAAATCAATCTTAAACACAACTTGGTTGACGTAGTCTTCCTGACACTCTCTGCCGTACTCAGCGGTGCAACCGGCTGGAAGTCGATCCAGGAGTTCGGTGAAGAACAACTCGACTGGTTACGGCAGTACCGCCAGTTTGAGTATGGTATCCCCAGACGACACTGTATCGCCAACATTATCAAAGCCTTGGATAGTGAGCTTCTGCTGCAAACGGTGTTCAGCTGGATCAACGAGAAACGGCAGAGCGAAGGTAAGTCGGTCATCGCTCTTGACGGTAAAACGATGCGCGGTGCGTGGAGTGACGACGTTAAAAATGCACTTCATGTCGTCAGTGCGTTCGATGTCAGCAACGGTGTCACGCTTTATCAGGACAGTTCGAATACCAAAGGCAAAGAAGCCGAGATTGCCCGAAACGTGATTGATGCCTTGGCACTGGATAACGCAATTGTCACGCTCGACGCGTTGCACTGCCAGGTCGCCACCATGAGCACAATTACACAGCGCAAAGGCGATTTCGTGATCCAGGTGAAGTCCAATCAAAAAGCGCTGCTTGAGGAAGTGCAGGCGTCATTCCGTAACCTTTATGACTCAAAGGAACTGGAAACGTATGAACAGTCCAACACCGGTCATGGCCGCAAGGAGTGCAGGACCGTGATGCAAACTGAAGCCGAGTTGTCACCAGACCTGAAAAAGAAATGGCCCCATATAAAGTCACTGATAGAGGTCGCCAGCGAGCGGACTGTTAATGGTAGCACATCATGTTCGTCACGTTGGTACGTCAGCTCCCTGCCAGTGGACGCTGAGGAAGCAGCTCGCACAATCCGCGACCACTGGGCCGTTGAGAACCAACTGCACTGGGTGCTGGACGTTGTTTTTCGCGAGGATGCTTTGAAAGTGTCAGATCCAGAGGGTGCTAAACATTTGGCCCTATTCAACCGTGCGGCACTAAGTGCAATAAAACAGCACAATGGCAAGAAAGACAGCCTTGCAGGTAAGCGCCGGCGTGCAGCTTGGAGCCCTGTATTTCGTTCAGAGCTGCTCTTTGGCTAAATTATGCACAAAGTGGAATCCCGCCCTGTAACGAAGGGAGGTATCAGGGACGTGCGAACTTAGAGATTTACAGATGGTATGTCTGTGGGAAGAAGGTGAGTTGCAACATTCAGCGCGAAAAAACAGCGCCATTAACGTCAACAAAGTAGTCGCAGCTGGAGTTTTTACCTCAAAATCAATACTCAGCGTTATTAATTCCAAGGCAGGTCTAAATGTACACAGTGCTAAATATCCAGTACCAAGGGTTCAAAAAAAGTGAGTTTGACGACGGATATTCGATACTGAAACTTGGGTTGAAATGTATTAGTCGCGACTTGATCTGACACATCATCTTGAAAAGGTGAGAGTTACCCGTTTTGATAAAGGTGTCGAATCTTCAATCAAAACAAAAGAGGTAACTCTCATGCTGCATACTAACAACCCCATCATTAAACACAAAGCAGGTTTGCTGAATCTCGCTGAGGAGCTCGGCAACGTTTCCAAAGCCTGCAAGGTTATGGGCGTGTCCCGTGACACCTTCTATCGCTATCGTGAACTGGTTGAGGATGGCGGCATTGATGCGCTTATCAACCGCTCCAGACGCACGCCCAATCTGAAAAATCGTGTTGATGACCATATAGAGCAAGCTGTCATTGATTACGCCATTGAGTTTCCCGCCTATGGTCAAACCCGAACCAGCAACGAACTGCGCAAGCAGGGCGTCTTTGTTTCCGGCAGCGGCGTACGTTCAATTTGGCTCAGGCACGGGCTGGAAAACCTCAAGAAGCGCCTGGTCGCATTGGAAGCAAAGATGGAGCGCGATGGCATCATTCTGACAGAAGCGCAGGTGGCAGCCCTGGAAAAGAAAGCCCAGGACGATGAGGCCTGCGGTGAAATTGAAACCCATCATCCTGGCTATCTGGGCTCACAGGAC
The window above is part of the Shewanella litorisediminis genome. Proteins encoded here:
- a CDS encoding ISAs1 family transposase; protein product: MNLLEHLETLPDPRKEINLKHNLVDVVFLTLSAVLSGATGWKSIQEFGEEQLDWLRQYRQFEYGIPRRHCIANIIKALDSELLLQTVFSWINEKRQSEGKSVIALDGKTMRGAWSDDVKNALHVVSAFDVSNGVTLYQDSSNTKGKEAEIARNVIDALALDNAIVTLDALHCQVATMSTITQRKGDFVIQVKSNQKALLEEVQASFRNLYDSKELETYEQSNTGHGRKECRTVMQTEAELSPDLKKKWPHIKSLIEVASERTVNGSTSCSSRWYVSSLPVDAEEAARTIRDHWAVENQLHWVLDVVFREDALKVSDPEGAKHLALFNRAALSAIKQHNGKKDSLAGKRRRAAWSPVFRSELLFG
- a CDS encoding IS5 family transposase; this translates as MSQQLTFADSEFSSKRRQTRKEVFLGRMDDLLPWDKLLGVIEPVYPKAGNGRRPYPLETMLRIHCMQQWYNLSDEAMEDALYEIASMRQFARLSLDKAIPDRTTIMNFRHLLEQHKLARKIFSTVNQWLAECGVLMTQGTLVDATIIQAPSSTKNKDSSRDEDMHQAKKGNQWYFGMKAHIGVDAKSGLTHSLVTTAANEHDLNQVGKLLHGDEEFISADAGYQGAEKRDELCHVSADWLIAERPGKVNALKKHPRKNKLTIRYEYLKASIRAKVEHPFRIVKCQFGFVKAKYKGLAKNDSQLAMLFTLANLVRVDQLIRAQARST
- a CDS encoding malonic semialdehyde reductase; this encodes MKWAPTSVNGSPARILFLRSEAAKQRLLPALASGNVEKTMAAPVTAIIGYDLRFYERLPKLAPHNPAMKEMFIKAPELAEVTARRNSSLQGAYFILAARALGLDCGPMSGFDNAKVDQEFFAAGQQAYPDEQEFFTAGCTRSNFLCNLGYGDSNKLHPRAPRLSFDEACQLL